A DNA window from Carassius gibelio isolate Cgi1373 ecotype wild population from Czech Republic chromosome A8, carGib1.2-hapl.c, whole genome shotgun sequence contains the following coding sequences:
- the gpx8 gene encoding probable glutathione peroxidase 8 isoform X1 → MEALGGYPTKSSAPRSGLIKVLLSVAVCMGSLYLLQSKLSKSRKTNDFYSYEVKDARGRAVSLEKYRGKVSLVVNVASGSELTEQNYRALQELHRELGTSHFNVLAFPCAQYGDTESGTSREIEAFAKSNYGVTFPIFNKIKIMGSEAEPAFRFITDSVQRIPKWNFWKFLVSPEGQVVRFWKPEEPIDDIRKEATALVRDIILKKRQEL, encoded by the exons ATGGAGGCTCTCGGGGGATACCCCACCAAATCATCTGCTCCTAGATCAGGACTGATCAAGGTATTGCTTAGTGTGGCCGTGTGCATGGGCTCACTGTACCTTCTGCAGAGTAAACTGTCAAAGTCGCGAAAAACCAATGATTTTTACTCGTATGAAGTGAAGGACGCGAGAGGCAGGGCAGTCTCACTGGAGAAGTATCGGGGGAAA GTCTCTCTGGTTGTAAACGTGGCGAGTGGAAGCGAGTTAACGGAGCAGAATTACCGGGCTCTGCAGGAGCTTCACCGAGAGCTCGGCACGTCACATTTTAACGTGCTCGCCTTCCCCTGCGCGCAATACGGTGACACCGAGTCAGGCACCAGTCGAGAAATCGAGGCTTTCGCCAAATCCAACTACGGCGTGACATTCCCCATCTTCAACAAGATCAAAATTATGGGGTCTGAGGCGGAGCCCGCTTTCAGATTCATCACAG ATTCAGTACAGAGAATCCCGAAATGGAACTTCTGGAAGTTTCTGGTGAGTCCCGAGGGCCAGGTGGTGCGCTTCTGGAAGCCGGAGGAGCCCATAGATGACATCCGAAAGGAAGCCACAGCGCTTGTGCGGGATATTATCCTGAAGAAGAGACAGGAACTATGA
- the gpx8 gene encoding probable glutathione peroxidase 8 isoform X3, translating to MEALGGYPTKSSAPRSGLIKVLLSVAVCMGSLYLLQSKLSKSRKTNDFYSYEVKDARGRAVSLEKYRGKVSLVVNVASGSELTEQNYRALQELHRELGTSHFNVLAFPCAQYGDTESGTSREIEAFAKSNYGVTFPIFNKIKIMGSEAEPAFRFITERGKATSHGRLNFDSI from the exons ATGGAGGCTCTCGGGGGATACCCCACCAAATCATCTGCTCCTAGATCAGGACTGATCAAGGTATTGCTTAGTGTGGCCGTGTGCATGGGCTCACTGTACCTTCTGCAGAGTAAACTGTCAAAGTCGCGAAAAACCAATGATTTTTACTCGTATGAAGTGAAGGACGCGAGAGGCAGGGCAGTCTCACTGGAGAAGTATCGGGGGAAA GTCTCTCTGGTTGTAAACGTGGCGAGTGGAAGCGAGTTAACGGAGCAGAATTACCGGGCTCTGCAGGAGCTTCACCGAGAGCTCGGCACGTCACATTTTAACGTGCTCGCCTTCCCCTGCGCGCAATACGGTGACACCGAGTCAGGCACCAGTCGAGAAATCGAGGCTTTCGCCAAATCCAACTACGGCGTGACATTCCCCATCTTCAACAAGATCAAAATTATGGGGTCTGAGGCGGAGCCCGCTTTCAGATTCATCACAG AGCGGGGAAAGGCGACCTCTCATGGTCGCCTCAATTTTGACAGCATCTGA
- the gpx8 gene encoding probable glutathione peroxidase 8 isoform X2, whose amino-acid sequence MEALGGYPTKSSAPRSGLIKVLLSVAVCMGSLYLLQSKLSKSRKTNDFYSYEVKDARGRAVSLEKYRGKVSLVVNVASGSELTEQNYRALQELHRELGTSHFNVLAFPCAQYGDTESGTSREIEAFAKSNYGVTFPIFNKIKIMGSEAEPAFRFITGRFYLRITLSRAGKGDLSWSPQF is encoded by the exons ATGGAGGCTCTCGGGGGATACCCCACCAAATCATCTGCTCCTAGATCAGGACTGATCAAGGTATTGCTTAGTGTGGCCGTGTGCATGGGCTCACTGTACCTTCTGCAGAGTAAACTGTCAAAGTCGCGAAAAACCAATGATTTTTACTCGTATGAAGTGAAGGACGCGAGAGGCAGGGCAGTCTCACTGGAGAAGTATCGGGGGAAA GTCTCTCTGGTTGTAAACGTGGCGAGTGGAAGCGAGTTAACGGAGCAGAATTACCGGGCTCTGCAGGAGCTTCACCGAGAGCTCGGCACGTCACATTTTAACGTGCTCGCCTTCCCCTGCGCGCAATACGGTGACACCGAGTCAGGCACCAGTCGAGAAATCGAGGCTTTCGCCAAATCCAACTACGGCGTGACATTCCCCATCTTCAACAAGATCAAAATTATGGGGTCTGAGGCGGAGCCCGCTTTCAGATTCATCACAGGTAGGTTTTACCTGAGAATAACCCTAAGTCG AGCGGGGAAAGGCGACCTCTCATGGTCGCCTCAATTTTGA